Within the Armatimonadota bacterium genome, the region GTAAGTGATTTGCGGGAAGATAGCTCGCGCCTTGGGCATGGCAACGGGGTCATAGGCACGCACTTCTGCGCCCTCCGCCAGCAAAGTGGCAATAATCTGCAACGACTTCGCCTCGCGCAGGTCATCGGTATTCGGCTTGAACGCCAGCCCGAGAATGGCTATCCGCTTGCCCTCCAGTCCCCCCAGAGCATCCCGCATTTTGGCGACGAAATACAGGGGTTGCTCCTCGTTAATCCGCTTCACCGCCTTGAGCAGCTGGAAGTCGTAGCCCAGAGCGTCAGCAGTGGCGATCATCGCATCGACATCTTTGGGGAAACAGCTGCCTCCCCATCCCAGCCCTGCCTGCAGGAACTGGTCGCCGATACGCTTATCGTAGCCCATGCCCTTTGCCACCAGGGTGACGTCTGCCCCGCTCAAATCACAGAGGCGCGCAATGGCGTTGATATATGAAATCTTCATCGCAAGGAAGCAGTTCGAGGCGTATTTGATCAGTTCGGCGGAGTTGACATCGGTGATAATCATCGGGCGTTCGAGGGGGGCATAGAGCTCTATCAGCTTCATCGCCGCGTTCTGGTTCGCCGCGCCAATCACGATGCGGTCGGGATGCAGGGTGTCGTAAATGGCAGACCCCTCACGCAGGAACTCGGGGTTGGAAACCACCTCGAAGTCGGGATGGTCCGGTGGAGCGTACTGCTCAATCCACCGACGCACCACGTCCCCCGTACCCACCGGCACAGTGCTTTTGTTGACGATGACCTTTGGGGCATTCAGCGCTCGCGCGATGTGCCGACAAACTTCCTCCACCTGCGACAGGTCGGGCTGACCATTGGGAAGGCTGGGAGTGCCTACCGCAATGAATATCACCTCAGAGCGACGCACCGCCTCTTCGGTATCGGTGGTGAAAGAAAGACGTCCTTCCTCCACGTTATGAAGCACCATCTCTTCCAGACCGGGTTCATAGATGGGCATCACGCCCGCACGCAGGGCGGCGATTTTCTGCTCGTCCTTATCCACGCATATCACTTCATTGCCCAGGTCAGCAAATACTGCTCCCGTAACAAGACCTACATAGCCCGTACCAACGACACTCAGTTGCATATCCTCAGCCTCCCCCGATGATGCCAAGCCCTGCCTCTCGGCAGGGCGGGCGGGTATTGGGTATCAATATGGATTATGCCAGTTACGCGGTGTTCGTTCAGGTGTGTACGGAGAGTATTTCGTAATCCACCGTGCCGCCGGGCGTTTCCACCTGCACAATGTCGCCCACCTTCTTCCCTATGAGAGCCTGCCCAACAGGTGAAGCGGCGGAAACATGTTCATATTCCTCATCTGCTCCGAACACTGCCGCCGACGCCGTGTCCACAATGCGGAAAGTCCACTTCTCCTGATGCTCGAGGTCCTCGACGGTCACCACGCTCCCCACGGTCACCGTGCCATCCTCTCCGGGCAGGTGGTCCACCACCTGCGCGACCTCCAGAATACGCTGCAGCTCACGGATTCGCCCTTCCAGCATCGCCTGGGCACGCTTGGCTTCATGATATTCGAAGTTCTCGCTCAGGTCCCCCTGGGCACGAGCACGTCGAATGCGCTCTGCGCTCTGCGCTCGTCCGACGGTCTTCAGATGCTCCAGCTCCTGTTTGAGTTTTTCGTATCCCTCGCGCGTGAGAATAATCTCGTCAGCCATCGTGAACAACCTCGATACCGCTCTGATTGGTCAGCACCATCCAAGCAAAACGAGGCAACAACATCACTTTAGAGATTTTGCGGGGGTTCTGTCCTACCCGCCACAACCATTCTATGCCCATCCTCTGCATCCATAACGGTGCGCGGCGCACACGCCCCGATAACACATCGAACGTTCCTCCGACACCGATACTCACCGGCACTTTCAGCATCCCGCGATAGCGGTCAATCCATTTTTCCTGCTTGGGAATGCCCAGCGCCACACACAACACATCAGGAGCGGTTTCGCGAATGTGCTGTAGCACCAACTCCTCCTGCTCAGGAGGAAAGTAGCCGTGATGGCAACCCACGATGCGAACACCCTCATACTTCTCCTGCAGGCGCTGCGCCGCTTCTTCGGCAACGCCCGGCTGCGCCCCCAGAAAGTAGAGCCGCAGACCGGTTTGCGCACTTACCTGAGCCAGACGCAGCACGATGTCCACACCGCTGACGCGCTCTGGCATGCGGATACCGTGTCGCCGACACGCCCACAGGATACCAATGCTATCCGGCGTCACCAGGTCTGCCTGATTGATGATGTGGCGCAGCTCTTCGTCTTTCTGCGCCATGACCACCATGCTGGAATCGGCGGTCACCACCTGCCGGGGGATGCCTTCACGCACAAAACACAGAATATGCTGCAGCGCCTCGCCCATGCTCACCGCATGGACGCGCACCCCAAACAACGAGACCGCCGGTATCCTCTCTTGCACAGGCACTGTTGCCGTTTCCATGATGCTCACGGCTATAAGTATACACGAAAACAGAGTTTTTTTCCTGCCCTTCCTCTTGACAGGGAGCCTGGCAGGTGGTTATGATGTGCACAAACACACCTCCTAGGAGGTTCACATGGACGGAGAAACACCTTCATTGTCGCGGCGTGACGCGCTGAAGAGGCTGGGGGCACTGGCAGGTTTGGCTTCGCTGAGTGCTGGCACCACGCAGACGGTCTCCGTTCGCCCTCGCCCACCCGGTTGGGTGAATGTGCGTGATTTTGGAGCGCGTGGTGATGGCAATACAGACGATACGCCAGCCTTCGAGAAGGCGATAGAAGCAGCGCGCTCCGCAGGCTTAGCGGTCTTCGTGCCGCGAGGTGTCTACCGATTGACGCGCCCGCTGACGCTGCAAAACATCAGCCTGACGGGTCCCACCCCGGGCGTCTGGTGTGCCGACACGGACGTTTTGCCCATCCTGATCCCCCAGCAGCGCGACACTCCCTGCCTGATCCTGAAAGCCGGTGCAGGAATACAGGCGCTGGCTATTCGCTACGACTGGAACGCCGAACCCGAAGCGGGACCACCCGCCATAGTGGTGTCTGGAGTGGGCGCATACCTTTCGCACGTCAAAATCATGTATCCGTGGGACGGTATCATAGCGGATGGCGTCTCGAACATCGGCAGGTTGAACGTGGAGAACGTCTTTATTGTGGCACCTCGCAATATCGGAGTGCGCATCACCGGTACGTGGGATGCTCCTACCGTTCGCAACGTGGAGGTGTGGAACCTGGGTCCGGTACCCCGCCCCTTCGAGAAGGGCATCGGCTTCGATCTGGGCAAAAACGACCTGATACGCCTGAGCGACTGTTTTGTTTTCGCGATGTACACGGGCTACCTACTGCGCGACAAGATACCCGATGCGACCATTGAGGGAGGCACCTGGGGGATGCTCACCGGC harbors:
- the nsd gene encoding UDP-glucose 6-dehydrogenase, which produces MQLSVVGTGYVGLVTGAVFADLGNEVICVDKDEQKIAALRAGVMPIYEPGLEEMVLHNVEEGRLSFTTDTEEAVRRSEVIFIAVGTPSLPNGQPDLSQVEEVCRHIARALNAPKVIVNKSTVPVGTGDVVRRWIEQYAPPDHPDFEVVSNPEFLREGSAIYDTLHPDRIVIGAANQNAAMKLIELYAPLERPMIITDVNSAELIKYASNCFLAMKISYINAIARLCDLSGADVTLVAKGMGYDKRIGDQFLQAGLGWGGSCFPKDVDAMIATADALGYDFQLLKAVKRINEEQPLYFVAKMRDALGGLEGKRIAILGLAFKPNTDDLREAKSLQIIATLLAEGAEVRAYDPVAMPKARAIFPQITYCENAYDAAEGCDAVAVVTEWNEFRQLNLERLRERMRRPLLFDGRNIYHPQKVKQAGLEYYGIGRAANATPFARAMSQ
- the greA gene encoding transcription elongation factor GreA is translated as MADEIILTREGYEKLKQELEHLKTVGRAQSAERIRRARAQGDLSENFEYHEAKRAQAMLEGRIRELQRILEVAQVVDHLPGEDGTVTVGSVVTVEDLEHQEKWTFRIVDTASAAVFGADEEYEHVSAASPVGQALIGKKVGDIVQVETPGGTVDYEILSVHT
- a CDS encoding UDP-N-acetyl-D-mannosaminuronic acid transferase, which gives rise to METATVPVQERIPAVSLFGVRVHAVSMGEALQHILCFVREGIPRQVVTADSSMVVMAQKDEELRHIINQADLVTPDSIGILWACRRHGIRMPERVSGVDIVLRLAQVSAQTGLRLYFLGAQPGVAEEAAQRLQEKYEGVRIVGCHHGYFPPEQEELVLQHIRETAPDVLCVALGIPKQEKWIDRYRGMLKVPVSIGVGGTFDVLSGRVRRAPLWMQRMGIEWLWRVGQNPRKISKVMLLPRFAWMVLTNQSGIEVVHDG